Proteins from a single region of Catenulispora acidiphila DSM 44928:
- the ligA gene encoding NAD-dependent DNA ligase LigA: MDETTAATPAQQHAALAEEIENARYRYYVLDAPTISDADFDVKLRQLEAIEDANPELRTPDSPTQKVAGAYETEFTSVPHLERMLSLDNAFTAEELQTWADRIEKDLGALPELLCELKVDGLAINLLYEKGKLTRALTRGDGRTGEDITPNAKTIQTIPQTLTGTDEFPVPELVEVRGEVYFAVQAFDEWNEKILAETGRSYANARNAAAGSLRQKDPRVTAQRPLSMVVHGIGARKGFTPTSQSHSYEALRAWGLPTSDRVKVVKTLKDVQKYIDYYNKHRHDVEHEIDGVVVKVDALPIQGRLGSTSRAPRWAIAFKYPPEEVTTKLLDIRVQVGRTGRVTPYAVMEPVTVAGSTVQNATLHNQAIVVKKGLLIGDTVVLRKAGDVIPEIVGAVQDLRDGSEREFVMPENCPDCGTKLAPQKEGDIDLRCPNSQFCLGQIRERIDFMGSRNALDIEALGYESAVALTQPAAGTAPVHDEGDLLSLKLEDLADLKMLQSKRGADAKPGETELVPYFFTKGTPKKPSVPTATTELLLQQLELVKTDRPLWRFLVSLSIRHVGPTAARVLAREFPSFDALANATEEDLKAANGIGPTIATAIVEWFAVDWHRAIIGKWQAAGVVPVVESQPEGPRPLEGLSVVVTGTLAGFTRDGAAEELTSRGAKVSGSVSKKTSFVVVGDNPGTKYDKALSLGVKVLDEEGFKVLLGDGPQAAADTVTEAEA, encoded by the coding sequence ATGGATGAGACCACCGCCGCTACCCCGGCGCAGCAGCACGCGGCCCTCGCCGAGGAGATCGAGAACGCGCGCTACCGCTACTACGTGCTCGACGCGCCGACGATCAGCGACGCCGACTTCGACGTGAAGCTGCGGCAGCTCGAGGCGATAGAGGATGCCAACCCGGAGCTGCGCACCCCGGACTCCCCGACCCAGAAGGTGGCCGGCGCCTACGAGACCGAGTTCACCTCGGTCCCGCACCTGGAGCGCATGCTCTCGCTGGACAACGCGTTCACCGCCGAGGAGTTGCAGACCTGGGCCGACCGCATCGAGAAGGACCTCGGTGCGCTGCCGGAGCTGCTGTGCGAGCTGAAGGTCGACGGCCTGGCGATCAACCTGCTCTACGAGAAGGGCAAGCTCACCCGGGCCCTGACCCGCGGCGACGGCCGGACCGGCGAGGACATCACGCCGAACGCCAAGACCATCCAGACCATCCCGCAGACCCTGACCGGGACCGATGAGTTCCCGGTCCCGGAGCTGGTCGAGGTCCGCGGCGAGGTCTACTTCGCGGTCCAGGCGTTCGACGAGTGGAACGAGAAGATCCTCGCCGAGACCGGCCGCTCCTACGCCAACGCGCGCAACGCCGCGGCCGGCTCGCTGCGCCAGAAGGACCCGCGCGTCACCGCGCAGCGGCCGCTGTCGATGGTGGTGCACGGCATCGGCGCCAGGAAGGGCTTCACCCCGACCTCGCAGTCGCACTCCTACGAGGCGCTGCGGGCCTGGGGTCTGCCGACCTCCGACCGGGTCAAGGTCGTCAAGACCCTGAAGGACGTCCAGAAGTACATCGACTACTACAACAAGCACCGGCACGACGTCGAGCACGAGATCGACGGCGTCGTGGTCAAGGTCGACGCCCTGCCCATCCAGGGCCGCCTGGGCAGCACCTCCCGCGCCCCGCGCTGGGCCATCGCCTTCAAGTACCCGCCGGAGGAGGTCACCACCAAGCTGCTGGACATCCGGGTCCAGGTCGGCCGGACCGGCCGGGTGACGCCGTACGCGGTGATGGAGCCGGTCACCGTCGCCGGCTCGACGGTCCAGAACGCCACGCTGCACAACCAGGCGATCGTGGTGAAGAAGGGCCTGCTGATCGGCGACACCGTGGTCCTGCGCAAGGCCGGCGACGTCATCCCGGAGATCGTCGGCGCGGTCCAGGACCTGCGCGACGGCTCCGAGCGCGAGTTCGTGATGCCCGAGAACTGCCCCGACTGCGGGACCAAGCTGGCGCCGCAGAAGGAAGGCGACATCGACCTGCGCTGCCCGAACTCGCAGTTCTGCCTCGGCCAGATCCGCGAGCGCATCGACTTCATGGGCAGCCGCAACGCCCTGGACATCGAGGCGCTGGGCTATGAGTCGGCGGTCGCGCTGACCCAGCCGGCCGCCGGTACCGCGCCGGTGCACGACGAGGGCGATCTGCTGAGCCTGAAGCTCGAAGACCTCGCCGACCTCAAGATGCTCCAGTCCAAGCGCGGCGCGGACGCCAAACCCGGCGAGACCGAGCTGGTGCCGTACTTCTTCACCAAGGGCACGCCGAAGAAGCCCAGCGTCCCGACCGCCACCACCGAACTGCTGCTGCAGCAGCTGGAGCTGGTGAAGACCGACCGGCCGCTGTGGCGCTTCCTGGTCTCGCTGTCGATCCGGCACGTCGGCCCGACCGCGGCCCGCGTCCTGGCCCGCGAGTTCCCGTCCTTCGACGCCCTGGCGAACGCTACCGAGGAGGACCTCAAGGCCGCCAACGGCATCGGCCCGACCATCGCCACCGCGATCGTCGAGTGGTTCGCCGTGGACTGGCACCGCGCCATCATCGGCAAGTGGCAGGCGGCCGGGGTGGTGCCTGTTGTGGAGTCGCAGCCGGAAGGGCCGAGGCCTCTTGAGGGATTGAGCGTGGTCGTAACGGGCACATTGGCCGGATTCACCCGGGATGGTGCCGCCGAGGAACTCACCAGCCGGGGCGCCAAAGTGAGCGGTTCGGTGTCGAAGAAGACCTCGTTCGTGGTGGTCGGGGACAATCCGGGGACCAAGTACGACAAGGCGTTGAGCCTCGGGGTCAAGGTGCTGGACGAAGAGGGATTCAAGGTCCTGTTGGGGGACGGTCCCCAGGCCGCTGCCGATACAGTGACGGAAGCAGAGGCCTGA
- a CDS encoding penicillin-binding transpeptidase domain-containing protein, with protein MGSRRTLLAIAAVATSLAVVTAGCSGGSKSKPAASGGTSAATSEGASPTDTVAAAFLAAWQSGDYTKAGSMTDLPDKAGPRLKQVMESLAPKSIVLKLGSQENAPSSAAGSSSASGSATPGAPSSPATPNPLANAVHYGFAVTDTFDDGLTWSYNSTMSVLPPTGNGPALVHFASAIINPQLSAASNLKAVPPSVPVADRSGAPLSGTDHPSIASIVTKLAVAKPQNGTEPSLQIQFVDNNTGTQIPGSNTVQLGAPNATSGLQLASTIDSKIQTAAENALKPYPNSGMVVIKPSTGEILAIATNNKSNVKMAYTATRAPGSTFKTVTATALMLGGMKLTDGADCTPTAKVGTEVYHNDEGLANGFTGANLLSAYEQSCNTSFVNATIGRNLGLDSLSKTAHDYYGMDQPWDMGVGSATYCTGGSQQVPAADTHSLLAASAFGQGKITMCPLTMASVAATVATGQFHQPILIPGYQAPAKAQPLPATVDANLQTMMRGVITNGTATSLAGIAPTLGAKTGSAEPNSTDKTDSWMIAMDPQHDIAVSALVLNAGFGNSAAGPAIAAMMKAAGLS; from the coding sequence ATGGGTTCACGACGTACGCTCCTGGCGATAGCCGCGGTCGCCACTTCGCTCGCGGTGGTCACCGCGGGCTGCTCCGGCGGCTCCAAGTCGAAGCCGGCGGCGAGCGGCGGTACCTCGGCGGCCACTTCCGAAGGCGCCAGCCCGACCGACACGGTCGCCGCCGCGTTCCTGGCGGCCTGGCAGTCCGGCGACTACACCAAGGCCGGGTCCATGACGGACCTGCCGGACAAGGCCGGGCCGCGGCTGAAGCAGGTCATGGAGTCGCTGGCGCCCAAGTCCATCGTGCTGAAGCTGGGCTCGCAGGAGAACGCGCCCAGCTCGGCCGCCGGCTCCTCCTCCGCGTCCGGCTCGGCGACGCCGGGCGCGCCGAGCAGCCCGGCCACGCCGAACCCGCTGGCGAACGCGGTGCATTACGGCTTCGCCGTCACCGACACCTTCGACGACGGTCTGACGTGGTCCTACAACTCCACGATGTCGGTGCTGCCGCCGACCGGGAACGGCCCGGCGCTGGTGCACTTCGCCTCGGCGATCATCAACCCGCAGCTGAGCGCGGCCTCGAACCTGAAGGCGGTTCCGCCCTCGGTGCCGGTCGCCGACCGCTCCGGCGCGCCGCTGTCCGGGACGGACCACCCGAGCATCGCCAGCATCGTGACCAAGCTGGCGGTCGCCAAGCCGCAGAACGGGACCGAGCCCTCGCTGCAGATCCAGTTCGTCGACAACAACACCGGCACCCAGATCCCCGGCTCGAACACCGTCCAGCTCGGCGCGCCGAACGCGACCAGCGGGCTGCAGCTGGCCTCGACGATCGACTCCAAGATCCAGACCGCGGCGGAGAACGCCCTCAAGCCGTACCCGAACTCCGGCATGGTGGTGATCAAGCCCTCGACCGGCGAGATCCTGGCCATCGCGACCAACAACAAGAGCAACGTGAAGATGGCCTACACGGCCACCCGCGCGCCGGGCTCGACGTTCAAGACGGTCACCGCGACCGCGCTGATGCTCGGCGGCATGAAGCTGACCGACGGCGCGGACTGCACCCCGACCGCCAAGGTGGGCACCGAGGTCTACCACAACGACGAGGGCCTCGCGAACGGCTTCACCGGCGCGAACCTGCTCAGCGCCTACGAGCAGTCCTGCAACACCTCGTTCGTGAACGCCACGATCGGCCGCAACCTGGGGCTGGACAGCCTGTCCAAGACCGCCCACGACTACTACGGCATGGACCAGCCCTGGGACATGGGCGTCGGCTCGGCGACCTACTGCACCGGCGGCAGCCAGCAGGTCCCGGCCGCCGACACGCACAGCCTGCTCGCCGCCTCGGCCTTCGGCCAGGGCAAGATCACGATGTGCCCGCTGACCATGGCCTCGGTCGCCGCGACCGTCGCCACCGGCCAGTTCCACCAGCCGATCCTGATCCCCGGCTACCAGGCGCCGGCCAAGGCCCAGCCCCTCCCCGCGACCGTGGACGCCAACCTCCAGACCATGATGCGCGGCGTGATCACCAACGGCACCGCGACCTCCCTGGCCGGCATCGCCCCGACCCTCGGCGCCAAGACCGGCTCGGCCGAACCCAACAGCACCGACAAGACCGACTCCTGGATGATCGCCATGGACCCCCAGCACGACATAGCGGTCTCCGCCCTCGTCCTCAACGCCGGCTTCGGCAACTCCGCCGCCGGCCCGGCCATCGCCGCGATGATGAAGGCGGCCGGCTTGAGCTGA
- the mnmA gene encoding tRNA 2-thiouridine(34) synthase MnmA codes for MRVLAAMSGGVDSAVAAARVRDAGHEVTGVHLALSRNRQALRDGARGCCTIEDSHDARRAADMLGIPFYIWDMSDRFHEDVIDDFVAEYQAGRTPNPCLRCNEKIKFAAVLDKARALGFDVVATGHYARLLDGPHGPELHRAADPAKDQSYVLGVLDADQLAHSLFPLGDDTKPAVRAEAAERGLYVAKKPDSHDVCFIPDGDTKAYLAKTLGTSSGPIVDSEGRRVGEHDGAWGFTIGQRRGLRIGDPAGDGRPRYVLDISPVTNTVTVGTAEELDVTGLSGIKLRWCGPEFIGRIECHAQLRAHGEPVPATAERSGPDSIDVVLHEPVRGLAPGQAAVLYDGTRVIGSATVAQTSR; via the coding sequence ATGCGTGTCTTGGCGGCGATGTCCGGTGGTGTCGACTCGGCGGTGGCTGCCGCCCGGGTGAGGGATGCGGGTCACGAGGTGACCGGCGTCCATCTGGCGTTGTCCCGGAACCGCCAAGCCCTGCGCGACGGCGCGCGCGGCTGCTGCACGATCGAGGACTCCCACGACGCCCGGCGCGCCGCGGACATGCTCGGCATCCCCTTCTACATCTGGGACATGTCCGACCGCTTCCACGAGGACGTGATCGACGACTTCGTCGCCGAGTACCAGGCCGGCCGCACCCCGAATCCGTGCCTGCGCTGCAACGAGAAGATCAAGTTCGCGGCGGTCCTGGACAAGGCGCGGGCGCTGGGCTTCGACGTGGTCGCCACCGGCCACTACGCGCGCCTGCTCGACGGCCCGCACGGCCCGGAGCTGCACCGCGCCGCCGACCCGGCGAAGGACCAGTCCTACGTCCTGGGCGTCCTGGACGCCGACCAGCTGGCGCACTCGCTGTTCCCGCTCGGCGACGACACCAAGCCCGCGGTGCGCGCCGAGGCGGCCGAGCGCGGTCTGTACGTCGCCAAGAAGCCCGACAGCCACGACGTCTGCTTCATCCCCGACGGGGACACCAAGGCCTATCTCGCCAAGACGCTGGGCACCAGCTCCGGTCCGATCGTGGACAGCGAGGGGCGGCGGGTCGGCGAGCACGACGGCGCCTGGGGATTCACCATCGGCCAGCGCCGCGGTCTGCGGATCGGCGACCCGGCCGGCGATGGTCGGCCGCGCTATGTGCTCGACATCTCGCCGGTCACCAACACGGTGACGGTCGGGACCGCCGAGGAGTTGGACGTCACCGGGCTGTCCGGGATCAAGTTGCGGTGGTGCGGACCGGAGTTCATTGGTCGGATCGAGTGTCACGCTCAATTGCGTGCGCACGGCGAGCCGGTGCCCGCGACGGCTGAGCGCAGCGGTCCGGATTCGATTGATGTCGTGCTGCACGAGCCGGTCCGTGGCCTGGCTCCGGGGCAGGCCGCAGTGCTTTATGACGGGACTCGGGTGATCGGATCCGCCACGGTGGCGCAGACCTCGCGGTGA
- a CDS encoding PhzF family phenazine biosynthesis protein produces the protein MEILRYTAFSSDPAGGNPAGVVLDARGTDDAAMLAAAAEVGYSETAFLMPTEQDRVMDVRYFSPLAEVPFCGHATIATAVAYAERHGAGDLILNTRAGTVPVHTTAGTAGKLTATLVSVPPKSQDLRGPVLAELLAILGWTASDLHDALPPRVAFGGAWHPILATPSRSRLTELDYDMDALRALMLREDWTTIDLLWRESPDVFQARNPFPVGGVFEDPATGAAAAAFGGYLRELDLIPVPATVTVHQGVDMGRPSLLTIGIPAGDGGISVSGTAVALAG, from the coding sequence GTGGAGATCCTTCGTTACACCGCCTTCAGTTCTGATCCGGCCGGCGGCAATCCGGCCGGTGTGGTCCTCGACGCCCGCGGCACCGATGACGCCGCGATGCTTGCCGCAGCTGCGGAAGTCGGCTACTCCGAGACCGCGTTCTTGATGCCGACCGAGCAGGACCGCGTCATGGACGTGCGCTACTTCAGTCCGCTCGCGGAGGTCCCGTTCTGCGGACACGCGACCATCGCGACCGCCGTCGCCTACGCTGAGCGCCACGGCGCCGGCGACCTGATTCTGAACACCCGCGCCGGCACCGTTCCGGTCCACACCACCGCCGGGACCGCGGGCAAGCTGACCGCCACCTTGGTCAGCGTCCCGCCGAAGTCCCAGGACCTGCGCGGCCCGGTGCTGGCCGAGCTGCTCGCCATCCTCGGCTGGACCGCCAGCGACCTGCACGACGCCCTGCCGCCCCGCGTCGCTTTCGGCGGCGCCTGGCACCCGATCCTCGCCACGCCGAGCCGCTCCCGGCTCACCGAACTCGACTACGACATGGACGCCCTGCGCGCCCTGATGCTGCGCGAAGACTGGACGACCATCGACCTGCTCTGGCGCGAGTCGCCCGACGTCTTCCAGGCCCGCAACCCCTTCCCGGTCGGCGGCGTCTTCGAGGACCCGGCGACCGGCGCGGCCGCCGCGGCGTTCGGCGGCTACCTGCGGGAGCTGGACCTGATCCCGGTGCCCGCGACCGTGACCGTACATCAGGGTGTGGACATGGGACGGCCGAGCCTGCTGACCATCGGCATCCCCGCCGGGGACGGCGGGATCTCGGTATCCGGTACCGCGGTCGCTCTGGCGGGGTGA
- a CDS encoding putative bifunctional diguanylate cyclase/phosphodiesterase, whose amino-acid sequence MHRPFEPDYGPKADPGRLYAFVASVGAAGVTLLAALLILNWRGSGPTTQSLPALLMTVCLVFLGELRPLMRLQHTNREAATTTVFTIALLMLAGWPLAAMVQAAASVVGGAAGRKTWWRTLFNVSQFTLSLGAACLVLRCFGVVPTPDRPWAPSVTYLAAILLAGVAYFVVNLFLVWQAVALWTGAPLRGIACREWRVELQVVGASVVLAPLITVVMRHEPYLIVLFIPVLLVFYRSALAFDESEWQSLHDPLTALPNRKALRRQAETMLGTDTVAGNDGRSSLYSTGRAPAAVAVPPGKIGLFLLDLDRFKEVNDTLGHAAGDELIREVAQRLSAAVRAEDMVARLGGDEFAVLLPGLPDVEAAQQLAQRLLDAVAVPYRLHGFKLDVEASLGIALHPDDARHYDVLLRHADVAMYEAKRSKKGYVRYDPAKDRNSPDRLGLLSDLREALDAGRIEVHYQPQASFQNDRVVGVEALARWRHEARGAIPPETFVKLAESSGLMARLTEYILDVSLRQAAQWWRSGYGVPLSVNVSLRDIESAGFVEMVARKLAQHRVRPEALRLEVAERVLVGDAQSVRATLIGLSKLGIRLSLDNFGTGYASLLTLRRLPFDEIKIDRSFVGGIGFDADDAAIVRSTIDLAHSLGLRVVAEGVEDSATWSTLDDYGCDEAQGWLVSKALPPGEICALLALRVPSAAPTSSGPASTPDQLSA is encoded by the coding sequence ATGCACCGACCATTCGAGCCGGACTACGGCCCGAAGGCCGATCCGGGACGTCTGTACGCCTTCGTCGCTTCCGTCGGCGCGGCCGGGGTCACCCTCCTGGCCGCGCTGTTGATCTTGAACTGGCGTGGTTCCGGGCCCACCACGCAGTCCTTGCCGGCCTTGCTGATGACCGTCTGTCTGGTCTTCCTCGGGGAACTGCGACCCCTGATGCGGTTGCAGCACACGAACCGCGAGGCCGCCACCACCACGGTGTTCACCATTGCCCTGCTGATGCTCGCCGGCTGGCCGCTGGCGGCGATGGTGCAGGCCGCGGCCTCCGTGGTGGGCGGGGCGGCCGGGCGCAAGACGTGGTGGCGCACGCTGTTCAACGTCTCGCAGTTCACGCTGTCCCTCGGCGCGGCCTGCCTGGTGCTGCGCTGTTTCGGCGTGGTCCCGACCCCGGACCGGCCGTGGGCGCCGAGCGTGACCTACCTGGCCGCGATCCTGCTGGCCGGCGTCGCCTACTTCGTGGTGAACCTGTTCCTGGTCTGGCAGGCGGTCGCGCTGTGGACCGGCGCGCCGCTGCGCGGCATAGCCTGCCGCGAGTGGCGGGTCGAGCTGCAGGTGGTCGGCGCCTCGGTGGTGCTGGCGCCGCTGATCACGGTGGTGATGCGGCACGAGCCGTATCTCATCGTGCTGTTCATACCGGTGCTCCTGGTCTTCTATCGCAGTGCCCTGGCTTTCGACGAGAGCGAGTGGCAGTCGCTGCACGACCCGCTGACCGCCCTGCCCAACCGCAAGGCCCTGCGCCGCCAGGCCGAGACCATGCTCGGCACCGACACGGTCGCGGGGAACGACGGCCGCTCCTCGCTGTACTCCACCGGCCGCGCCCCGGCCGCGGTGGCCGTCCCGCCGGGCAAGATCGGGTTGTTCCTGCTGGACCTCGACCGGTTCAAGGAAGTCAACGACACCCTCGGCCACGCCGCCGGCGACGAGCTGATCCGCGAGGTCGCGCAACGGCTGTCGGCGGCGGTCCGCGCCGAGGACATGGTCGCCCGGCTCGGCGGCGACGAGTTCGCGGTCCTGCTCCCGGGACTGCCGGACGTGGAAGCGGCGCAGCAGTTGGCGCAGCGCCTGCTGGACGCGGTCGCCGTCCCCTACCGGCTGCACGGCTTCAAACTCGACGTCGAGGCCTCCCTGGGCATCGCGCTGCACCCCGACGACGCCCGGCACTACGACGTCCTGCTGCGGCACGCGGACGTGGCGATGTACGAGGCCAAGCGGAGCAAGAAGGGCTACGTCCGCTACGACCCGGCCAAGGACCGCAACAGCCCGGACCGGCTCGGCCTGCTCAGCGATCTGCGCGAGGCGCTGGACGCCGGCCGGATCGAGGTGCACTACCAGCCGCAGGCCTCCTTCCAGAACGACCGCGTGGTCGGCGTCGAGGCGCTGGCCCGCTGGCGGCACGAGGCGCGCGGCGCGATACCGCCGGAAACTTTCGTGAAGCTCGCTGAATCCAGCGGTCTGATGGCGCGCCTGACCGAGTACATCCTCGACGTCTCACTGCGCCAAGCCGCGCAGTGGTGGCGCAGCGGCTACGGCGTGCCGCTGTCGGTCAACGTCTCCCTGCGCGACATCGAGTCCGCCGGCTTCGTGGAGATGGTCGCGCGCAAGCTCGCGCAGCACCGGGTCCGCCCCGAAGCCCTCCGCCTGGAGGTCGCCGAGCGCGTCCTGGTCGGCGACGCCCAGAGCGTCCGCGCGACCCTGATCGGCTTGTCCAAGCTCGGCATCCGGCTCTCCCTGGACAACTTCGGCACCGGCTACGCCTCCCTGCTGACCCTGCGCCGCCTGCCCTTCGACGAGATCAAGATCGACCGCTCCTTCGTCGGCGGCATCGGCTTCGACGCCGACGACGCCGCCATCGTCCGCTCGACCATCGACCTCGCGCACTCCCTGGGACTGCGCGTCGTCGCCGAGGGCGTCGAGGACTCCGCCACCTGGTCCACCCTCGACGACTACGGCTGCGACGAAGCCCAAGGCTGGCTGGTCTCCAAGGCCCTGCCCCCTGGCGAGATCTGCGCGCTGCTGGCGCTGCGGGTGCCCTCGGCGGCGCCGACGTCCTCCGGTCCCGCGTCCACGCCGGACCAGCTCTCCGCCTGA
- a CDS encoding methionine synthase, protein MHRPPRATGIGSLPGTDIGAAHRLVFDELPDLPHLPELPARGVGADMIGRGTALLVDFHAEVQPSGWRLTERPGRDARRAESFLRQDLDFLEENAQEFTQTLKVQAVGPWTLASTLELKYGDRMLADLGAVRDLAESLTEGLKEHLAELRKRVPRAATLLLQLDEPALPGVLKGTVPTASGFGRLRAVEEPVARELLAGVLKAARDAGAETSVHCCAPDVPIELLRHAGAGHISFDASRIETETARDEQLGEAIEAGVGLMLGVVPATDPGRAPEVTRLLDKVLSLTRLGFSPAQLAEATTITPTCGLAGATPPWARQALVLAHRTADALADKAS, encoded by the coding sequence ATGCACCGACCCCCACGCGCCACCGGCATCGGCTCCCTGCCCGGCACCGACATCGGCGCGGCCCACCGTCTGGTCTTCGACGAACTTCCGGACCTGCCGCACCTGCCCGAACTCCCGGCGCGCGGCGTGGGCGCCGACATGATCGGCCGCGGCACCGCGCTGTTGGTCGACTTCCACGCCGAGGTCCAGCCGAGCGGCTGGCGGCTGACCGAGCGTCCCGGGCGCGACGCCCGGCGCGCGGAGTCCTTCCTGCGGCAGGACCTGGACTTCCTGGAGGAGAACGCGCAGGAGTTCACCCAGACCCTGAAGGTGCAGGCCGTCGGGCCCTGGACCCTGGCCTCGACCCTGGAGCTGAAATACGGCGACCGCATGCTCGCCGACCTCGGCGCGGTCCGCGACCTCGCGGAGTCCCTGACCGAGGGTCTGAAGGAGCACCTCGCCGAGTTGCGCAAGCGCGTGCCCCGAGCCGCGACCCTCCTGCTCCAGCTCGACGAGCCGGCGCTGCCCGGCGTCCTGAAGGGCACCGTGCCGACCGCCAGCGGCTTCGGCAGGCTGCGCGCGGTCGAGGAGCCCGTGGCGCGCGAACTGCTGGCCGGGGTGCTCAAGGCCGCGCGCGACGCCGGCGCCGAGACCTCTGTGCACTGCTGCGCCCCCGACGTCCCGATCGAGCTGCTGCGCCACGCCGGCGCCGGCCACATCTCCTTCGACGCGAGCCGGATCGAGACCGAGACCGCGCGCGACGAGCAGCTCGGCGAGGCGATCGAGGCCGGCGTCGGGCTGATGCTCGGCGTGGTGCCCGCGACCGACCCGGGCCGCGCGCCGGAGGTCACCCGGCTGCTGGACAAGGTCTTGTCGCTGACCCGGCTGGGCTTCTCGCCGGCGCAGCTGGCCGAGGCCACGACGATCACCCCGACCTGCGGTCTGGCCGGCGCCACCCCGCCGTGGGCCCGCCAGGCGCTCGTCCTGGCGCACCGAACCGCCGACGCGTTGGCGGACAAAGCCTCCTGA
- the yczE gene encoding membrane protein YczE produces the protein MTASVPRRLVQLFAGLVLFGASTALMVASGLGLASWDVLHQGLARHTGLPLGHVVIGVGALVLLAWIPLRQRPGFGTAANVVVVGLAADATLGVLPTPHALAPRAALLVGGIALNGVATGLYVGAGLGPGPRDGLMTGLAARTGRSLRLTRTGIEVAVLAAGWLLGGTVGVGTVLFAAAIGPLAQFFIARFTLNPPGDRHAPLARHHQHDPSRTRRDRRRRLGPRPGPRARWLRGRTRRPGRDRLAVPRRTGSSL, from the coding sequence ATGACGGCATCTGTGCCGCGGCGCCTGGTCCAGTTGTTCGCCGGCCTCGTCCTGTTCGGCGCCAGCACGGCGCTGATGGTCGCCTCCGGGCTCGGCCTGGCGTCGTGGGACGTCCTGCACCAGGGACTGGCCCGGCACACCGGTCTGCCGCTGGGGCACGTCGTGATCGGCGTCGGCGCGCTGGTGCTGCTGGCCTGGATCCCGCTGCGGCAGCGGCCGGGGTTCGGCACGGCGGCGAACGTCGTCGTGGTCGGCCTCGCCGCCGACGCCACGCTCGGCGTCCTGCCGACGCCGCACGCCCTGGCGCCGCGCGCCGCGCTCCTGGTCGGCGGCATCGCGCTGAACGGCGTCGCCACCGGCCTCTACGTCGGCGCCGGGCTCGGCCCGGGTCCCCGCGACGGCCTGATGACCGGCCTCGCCGCCCGGACCGGCCGCTCGCTGCGGCTGACCCGCACCGGTATCGAGGTCGCGGTGCTCGCCGCCGGCTGGCTGCTCGGCGGGACCGTCGGCGTCGGCACGGTGCTCTTCGCCGCCGCCATAGGCCCGCTCGCGCAGTTCTTCATCGCTCGCTTCACTCTGAATCCCCCGGGAGACCGCCATGCCCCGCTTGCTCGTCATCACCAGCACGACCCGTCCCGGACGCGTCGGGACCGCCGTCGCCGACTGGGTCCTCGGCCTGGCCCGCGAGCACGGTGGCTTCGAGGTCGAACTCGCCGACCTGGCCGAGATCGGCTTGCCGTTCCTCGACGAACCGGATCATCCCTCTGA
- a CDS encoding MarR family winged helix-turn-helix transcriptional regulator has product MTATEPRWLDDEEMRAWLAYRRMRLLLSAAINRDLAQEAGLSEADYDVLSNLTASDDRRRLSELATRMQWSKSRLSHHITRMEQRGLVRREEVDGDARGSLVVLTPHGRRTIERAAPGHVASVRRHLIDRLSEEQIRVLGEIGELVLDPLEAEGSVADG; this is encoded by the coding sequence GTGACCGCGACCGAACCCCGCTGGCTGGACGACGAAGAGATGCGCGCCTGGCTGGCCTACCGCCGCATGCGCCTCCTCCTGAGCGCGGCGATCAACCGCGACCTGGCGCAGGAGGCGGGGCTGTCAGAAGCCGACTACGACGTCCTGTCCAACCTGACCGCCTCCGACGACCGCCGCCGCCTCAGCGAACTCGCCACCCGCATGCAGTGGTCCAAGAGCCGCCTCTCGCACCACATCACGCGCATGGAACAACGCGGCCTGGTCCGCCGCGAGGAGGTCGACGGCGACGCCCGCGGCTCCCTGGTGGTCCTGACCCCCCACGGCCGCCGCACCATCGAGCGGGCCGCACCCGGCCACGTCGCCTCCGTGCGCCGCCACCTGATCGACCGGCTGAGCGAGGAGCAGATCAGGGTGCTGGGCGAGATCGGCGAGCTGGTGCTGGATCCGCTGGAGGCGGAGGGCTCGGTCGCGGACGGGTGA